A DNA window from Streptomyces canus contains the following coding sequences:
- a CDS encoding fumarylacetoacetate hydrolase family protein translates to MKLLRVGTAGTETPALLDADGVLRDLSGVVDDIDGTLLADDAALGRVRSAAEAGELPALDATGLRVGPPIARIGKIVCIGLNYHDHARETGAEPPAEPVIFFKAADTVVGPYDTVLVPRRSVKTDWEVELAVVIGRTARYLESAAEGLAHVAGYAVAHDVSEREFQIERGGTWDKGKNCETFNPLGPWLVTADEVPDPQNLSLKLWVNGEQKQNGTTAEQIFPVGEVVRYVSQFMTLYPGDVINTGTPAGVAMGEPEPKPYLRSGDVVELEISGLGRQRQEFKDA, encoded by the coding sequence ATGAAGCTGCTGCGAGTCGGTACGGCGGGAACGGAGACGCCCGCGCTGCTCGACGCCGACGGGGTCCTGCGGGACCTGTCCGGTGTCGTGGACGACATCGACGGGACGCTGCTCGCCGACGACGCGGCACTCGGCCGGGTCCGTTCGGCCGCGGAGGCCGGGGAACTGCCGGCGCTGGACGCCACGGGGCTGCGCGTCGGGCCGCCGATCGCCCGGATCGGGAAGATCGTCTGCATCGGGCTCAACTATCACGACCACGCGCGCGAGACGGGGGCCGAGCCGCCCGCCGAGCCGGTGATCTTCTTCAAGGCCGCGGACACGGTGGTGGGCCCTTACGACACGGTGCTGGTGCCCCGGCGGTCGGTGAAGACCGACTGGGAGGTCGAGCTGGCGGTCGTCATCGGGCGTACGGCCCGCTACCTGGAGTCCGCGGCGGAGGGGCTCGCCCATGTCGCCGGGTACGCGGTGGCGCACGACGTGTCCGAGCGGGAGTTCCAGATCGAGCGCGGGGGGACGTGGGACAAGGGGAAGAACTGCGAGACCTTCAATCCCCTGGGGCCCTGGCTGGTGACCGCGGACGAGGTTCCCGATCCGCAGAATCTGTCCCTGAAGCTGTGGGTCAACGGAGAGCAGAAGCAGAACGGCACGACCGCCGAGCAGATCTTCCCGGTCGGTGAAGTGGTGCGGTACGTCAGCCAGTTCATGACCCTGTACCCCGGAGACGTCATCAACACCGGCACACCGGCCGGGGTCGCGATGGGGGAGCCCGAGCCCAAGCCCTATCTCCGGTCCGGGGATGTGGTGGAACTGGAGATCTCGGGGCTCGGGCGTCAGCGCCAGGAGTTCAAGGACGCGTAG
- a CDS encoding LLM class F420-dependent oxidoreductase, with protein sequence MKETIGKYGIWNGGGLRSEDPSQRGERAEAAAELAELGFGAIWLGGSSSAANAAPLLEATSRIAVGTSIQSIWDHEPESAAASFTDLNAAHPGRFVLGLGVSHAKLADQYRRPYSALVAYLDALDEAGVPAESRVLAALGPKTIALARDRAAGSIPYLITAEQTARSRELLGEAPLLAPELKVVLESDPTKARSVARDYLAIYLGLPNYTNNFLRNGFTEDDLKDGGSDRLVDAVYAWGTDEKIRARIDEFIEAGADHVALQIVDGGPRYDLPRQAWRRLASLLG encoded by the coding sequence ATGAAGGAGACCATCGGAAAGTACGGCATCTGGAACGGCGGCGGCCTGCGTTCGGAGGACCCGTCCCAGCGGGGCGAACGCGCCGAGGCCGCCGCCGAGTTGGCGGAACTCGGGTTCGGCGCGATCTGGCTGGGCGGCAGCAGTTCGGCCGCCAACGCCGCCCCGCTGCTCGAGGCGACCTCCCGGATCGCCGTCGGCACCAGCATCCAGAGCATCTGGGACCACGAACCGGAGTCCGCCGCCGCGAGCTTCACCGACCTGAACGCCGCCCACCCCGGCCGTTTCGTCCTGGGCCTGGGCGTCAGCCACGCCAAGCTCGCCGACCAGTACCGGCGCCCGTACTCGGCCCTGGTGGCCTACCTGGACGCCCTGGACGAGGCGGGAGTCCCTGCCGAAAGCCGCGTGCTGGCCGCGCTGGGCCCCAAAACCATCGCGCTGGCCCGGGACCGCGCGGCCGGCTCGATCCCGTATCTGATCACCGCGGAGCAGACGGCACGGTCCCGCGAACTGCTGGGCGAGGCACCCCTGTTGGCACCGGAGCTGAAGGTCGTCCTCGAATCCGACCCCACCAAGGCCCGCAGCGTGGCCCGCGACTACCTCGCCATCTACCTGGGCCTGCCCAACTACACCAACAACTTCCTCCGCAACGGCTTCACGGAGGACGACCTGAAGGACGGCGGCAGCGACCGCCTGGTCGACGCGGTCTACGCCTGGGGCACGGACGAGAAGATCCGCGCCCGTATCGACGAGTTCATCGAGGCGGGCGCGGACCATGTGGCCCTGCAGATCGTGGACGGAGGCCCGCGCTACGACCTCCCGAGGCAGGCCTGGCGCAGGCTGGCGTCGCTACTGGGGTGA
- a CDS encoding YidC/Oxa1 family membrane protein insertase: protein MSVFADLVQHLADLLHPLFGATAAAAAIVLFTAFVRLLVHPLSRAAARGQKARTRLQPKIAELRTKHKGNPDKLQKAMLELHAEEKVSPLTGCLPVMFQMPAFFLLYHLFSNTTIGGKANELLGHELFAAPLGGRWADALGDGGMFQGAGLVYVCLFAFVIVVATFNYRRTKRMMAANPVMPVTDGQPVPGAGAMSKVMPFMSFFTLFTVAVVPLAAALYVVTSSTWAAVERAALYR from the coding sequence ATGTCCGTCTTCGCTGATCTGGTCCAGCATCTCGCCGACCTGCTCCACCCCCTGTTCGGCGCCACCGCGGCCGCCGCCGCGATCGTCCTGTTCACCGCTTTCGTACGACTGCTCGTGCACCCCCTGTCCCGCGCCGCCGCCCGCGGTCAGAAGGCCCGCACCAGGCTCCAGCCGAAGATCGCCGAGCTGCGCACGAAGCACAAGGGCAACCCCGACAAGCTCCAGAAGGCGATGCTGGAACTGCACGCCGAGGAGAAGGTCTCACCGCTGACCGGCTGCCTGCCCGTGATGTTCCAGATGCCGGCGTTCTTCCTGCTCTACCACCTCTTCTCCAACACGACGATCGGCGGGAAGGCCAACGAACTGCTCGGCCACGAGCTGTTCGCCGCACCGCTCGGCGGGCGCTGGGCGGACGCGCTCGGGGACGGCGGGATGTTCCAGGGAGCGGGGCTCGTGTACGTCTGCCTGTTCGCGTTCGTGATCGTGGTGGCGACCTTCAACTACCGCCGCACGAAGCGGATGATGGCCGCGAACCCGGTCATGCCGGTGACGGACGGGCAGCCGGTGCCCGGGGCGGGCGCGATGAGCAAGGTGATGCCGTTCATGTCCTTCTTCACCCTCTTCACCGTGGCCGTGGTGCCCCTGGCGGCAGCGCTGTATGTGGTGACCAGTTCGACGTGGGCCGCGGTCGAGAGGGCGGCCCTCTACCGCTGA